In the genome of Raphanus sativus cultivar WK10039 chromosome 4, ASM80110v3, whole genome shotgun sequence, one region contains:
- the LOC108848496 gene encoding ureidoglycolate hydrolase, protein MESLESTRFCSVALLLLISLLWSQLPTSLAQQENERNPTIRTMEDFSGYPIHEPGQFGSISLASSLSVDAPGLQKQIEELSSFSDAPSPSVTRVLYTDKDVLARSYVKNLMTLAGLSVREDAVGNIFGKWDGSEPSLPAVATGSHIDAIPYSGKYDGVVGVLGAIEAINVLKRSGFKPKRSLEIILFTSEEPTRFGISCLGSRLLAGSKELAETLKTTVVDGQNVSFIEAARSAGYAEDEDLSSVFLKKGSYFAFIELHIEQGPILEDEGLDIGVVTAIAAPASLKVEFEGNGGHAGAVLMPYRNDAGLAAAELALAVEKHVLESESIDTVGTVGILELHPGAINSIPSKSHLEIDTRDIDEGRRNTVIKKIEESANTIARKRKVKLTEFKIVNQDPPALSDKLVIKKMAEASTELNLSHKMMISRAYHDSLFMARISPMGMIFIPCYKGYSHKPEEYSSPEDMANGVKVLSLTLAKLSLD, encoded by the exons atggaatcTTTAGAATCGACTCGCTTCTGCTCTGTAGCTTTGCTGCTTCTTATCTCCCTTCTCTGGTCTCAACTACCTACAAGCTTAGCTCAACAAGAAAATGAACGAAACCCAACGATTAGAACAATGGAGGATTTCTCCGGATACCCAATTCACGAACCGGGTCAATTCGGGTCCATCAGTCTCGCTTCCTCACTCTCAGTTGATGCTCCAGGACTTCAAAAACAG ATAGAAGAGCTGTCTAGTTTCTCTGATGCTCCTTCTCCATCAGTCACAAGAGTTCTCTACACTGACAAAGATGTCTTGGCACGAAG TTATGTGAAGAATTTGATGACACTTGCTGGACTTTCTGTTAGAGAGGATGCTGTTGGTAACATATTTGGCAAATG GGATGGTTCAGAGCCAAGTCTTCCTGCTGTAGCAACTGGTTCTCATATCGATGCTATTCCATATTCAGGGAAGTATGATGGCGTTGTTGGTGTTTTGGGTGCCATTGAAGCTATCAATGTGTTGAAAAG GTCGGGGTTTAAACCGAAGAGGTCTTTGGAGATAATCTTGTTCACATCTGAAGAACCTACCCGATTTGGGATCAGTTGTTTGGGAAG CCGCTTACTCGCTGGAAGCAAAGAACTTGCAGAAACACTAAAGACAACAGTAGTTGATGGACAGAATGTGTCCTTTATAGAAGCAGCTAGATCAGCTGGGTACGCAGAAGATGAAGACTTGTCGAGTGTGTTCTTGAAGAAAGGAAGCTACTTTGCTTTTATAGAGTTGCATATCGAACAAGGACCTATCCTAGAAGATGAAG GTTTAGATATCGGTGTAGTAACCGCCATTGCTGCTCCAGCAAGTTTAAAGGTGGAATTTGAAGGCAATGGAGGTCATGCCGGTGCAGTGCTTATGCCATATAG AAACGATGCTGGGCTTGCGGCTGCAGAGTTGGCTCTTGCTGTGGAGAAACATGTGTTAGAATCAGAATCAATAGATACTGTGGGAACTGTTG GTATTCTGGAGCTACACCCTGGAGCGATCAACAGCATTCCAAGCAAATCTCATCTTGAAATCG ATACAAGGGATATTGATGAAGGGAGAAGAAACACAGTGATCAAGAAAATAGAGGAATCTGCCAACACGATTGCTCGGAAACGAAAAGTGAAGCTAACAGAGTTCAAGATTGTAAATCAAGATCCACCGGCACTCTCAGACAAACTAGTAATCAAGAAAATGGCAGAGGCAAGCACAGAGCTAAACTTATCACACAAGATGATGATAAGCCGAGCTTATCATGATTCTCTTTTCATGGCCAG GATATCTCCAATGGGTATGATATTCATCCCGTGCTACAAAG GATATAGCCATAAACCTGAAGAATATTCATCTCCTGAAGACATGGCTAATGGAGTTAAGGTACTTTCCCTCACACTGGCCAAGCTCTCTTTAGACTGA